A segment of the Echinicola strongylocentroti genome:
AACCTTCGGCGTGACCTTACCTTTCCAGTACACCGAAAATGGCACCCGAGTCCCCGCTTCAAAAAGGCTGTATTTACCACCTCTCAGCGGCCCCGCAGGCCTGTGGCCACCTAGTTTTTCTACCGCATCATCATAATAGCCGTCGTTTAGCACAGGACCATTGTCACTTGAAAATACGATCAGCGTATTTTCCAAAATGCCCTCTTCTTCCAAGGTTTTGATAAACTCTCCAATGCACCAGTCCGCTTCGGCAATCACATCTCCTCTAGGCCCCATTCCCGTAGCCCCTTCAAATCTCGGGTTTGGTGTGCGAGGTACATGAGGCTGCTGTAAGGCATAATATAAAAAGAAAGGCTCGTTCTTATGTCCCTTCACAAATGCCTTGGCTTTTTCCAAAAAGTGGTCCGCCATATCCACATCACTCCACTTGGCCGCCTCTCCTCCTTTCATAAACCCGATGCGTGGCACACCATTTACGATGCTGTTATTATGGCCATGATGCCACTTCATGGTGAGCATCTCGGGGTTATCTTTACCTGTAGGCTCCCCTTCAAAGTTCTTCTGGTAATCCACTTCAATAGGGTCATTCGGATCGAGATTTACCACATAGCCGTCTTCGATATAGACTGTGGGTACCCTATCCTGCGTAGCTGCCAAAATATGGCTATAATCAAAACCAACTTCATTGGGGCTGGGGCTGATCTTCTGGTTCCAATCTACATTCCCACTGCCCAGACCAAGATGCCATTTTCCTACGATGCCGGTATAGTACCCTTGCTGTTTCAGCATTTTGGGTAGCGTCATTTGGGCTGTATCGATCAGTAGAGGGGCAGTTCCGGGAAGGATCTTGGCATCCTTATTTCTCCAAGGGTACGTTCCCGTCAGCAGTGCATACCGGCTCGGCGTACATGTGGCCGAAGAGGCATATCCGTTCGTAAAGCGAACTCCCTCATTGGCAAGCCTGTCCATATTTGGTGTGCTGATCTCCGTGGCTCCATAGGCACTCATATCACCATACCCGAGGTCATCCATATAAATGACGATGATATTGGGCTGGGTTTTAGCAGTAACCTGATCTTCCGTTCCCTTTTTCTGATTACAGGCCAACAATACACTGAGTAACAACAAAAAGCAGGTCAATGGGTTTAATTTGAACGTTAACATGGGTGGGCTTAAAATAGTAAATTAACAATGAACAAACGGCTAAGCCTTTTCTTGGATTTCTTCTTTCCCCAAGAAGGAGCTGCCCTACTCGAAAGATATCAAAAGCTAATTACAATCAAAACAAAAATATATTTAAAAGTTGAGACTGCTCAGCAGACATAACTTTACTTTATAGCTTTGATGGCCATCGCTCTCCTAAAAGTAAAGCGCTGATCTTACACATGACAAACAACAAGTTAACATACACTAAAAACAGTTGTTCATATATTAAATTACCATATATAGTTGTTTTTTTATATTTTAAAGTAAAATAATACAACAACCAAAACCTTCTTTACTATGAAGTATAACAGCCCAATAACCTATTGCTGCATTTTAATAATCATTGCAGCATCATGTGTGCAAGAAGGCACAGAGAATCCCCAAAGCGGAATGGTAAGTTTTTCGGAACTTCAAATTGATTTTGGCCATAACCTCCCCAACAGTAGAATCGCAGAGACATCAAGTTGGAACCATATCTTTCTAAACAGATGGGACACTTTGCAGATCACCAATAAATCAACTGGAGAAGAATATAAATTGGCCTATCTACCACGCGATTTTTCAGAAGCTTATCAAATACAGTTACCCTATGGAGAATATGAGTTCGAAGCTGAGGTTCCGGGTGATAAGTACGAAGATTATTTACCTTTTCGAATTGAGGGGGAATTTACCCTGGAAGCCACCAATATGGATATATCCATGCTGGGGAATACCGATTATGGTTTGGTTACGGTCAAAGATGATTTTGTTAAATCTGCTTATATAAAGGGCGACCAAAATTATGATCTCGAATACATTAGTGGATTTTTCTATGCTTATGTCAAAAAAAGCCAAACCATTACCATAACTATCAAGGACTTCTTTCAAAACAATCCGCTTGAAAGAGAGGTGCAAGTGCATAAACAAAATCATTACAATTTTTATCTCCAAGTCAATGAAACTGAAGATGGTGAAGTCAATTTTATTGAGTTAGCGATCGGCCCATTTGAATATAGTGAAGAATTTATTGAAGTGGAGGGAAAGACGGTAACCGATGCCGCAGGCAATCACTATCCTATCGTTAAAATTGGCGAACAATATTGGATGGCAAAAAATCTTAGAAGTGATGTTTTTTGCAATGGCGATTCTCTGCTCGTACCCGAAGACACCTACATCCAGGGATATGTTGAACAAAATGTGCCTTTAGTGCTTTTTGCTGGCTATCACCCCGCGGGAGACCGAGGGGGCTATTACACTGGTGATGTCATATTGGATGAGCGAAATATATGCCCTTGTGGCTGGCATATTTCGACAGACGAGGACTGGAAAGAAATGGAAGCATATCTTGGAATGCCCGCAGAAGAGTTAGACATTTTCAGGACTACTTTAGGTGGGCAATTTCGCGGAATTACTCAAGGAGTTGGCAGCAAAATAAAAGATACCAATTGGCCCTATTCAACTAACAACACTGACGCCAATAATCTATCAGGCTTTTCAGCTTATGGTTTTAACAATTATTGCTGTAGTGAAGAACCTCCAGGATCGACGAAAGGATACTACGTTTATATAGATGATGGAGGGGGCTTAGGTCTGTGGTGGTCTCCAAAATCCTCCGGAGAAGACGCCATGATTGGGAGAGTAGTATCAGATACCGACAGCGGCATAGGAAGGGTACAGTTCTATAGGGAAATCCCTTCCAATATTCGGTGTGTAAAAGATTAAACACAACCTAACTCATACCTCCTTTGGGTCTATCTTCCTAAGCTGGCCCAAAGGAGGCTTTTAGAAGTACATTCCTAACTATGCAGAGTACATTTCGTATCTTTTTTTATAATAGTCAGGCAGGATAAATGCTAATCATTATCTTTGGAAGATAAACGAAATTTTAACGGAACATTCCAATTTGCGAAGTCCAAATTCCCCTGTTAACCCTTCTAAAGATGAATTTAAACTTAAAGACTCCCATTGCATTTTTTGACCTAGAGGCTACTGGCATCAATATTTCTACCGACCGAATCGTGGAAGTATCCATCGTGAAGGTACATCCTGGAGGAAACGAGGAAACCAAGACCATGCAAATCAACCCGACCGTCCCGATTCCAAAGGAAGTCTCCCTGATCCATGGTATTTATGATAAAGACATCAAGGACGCCCCTACTTTTAAGGACGTGGCCAAAGAGCTCCACCAGTTTTTGGAAGGTGCTGATTTGGCCGGGTTTAATGTCCTTAAGTTTGACATTCCACTTTTGGTAGAGGAATTCTTGCGTGCCGGGATCGACTTTGACATCGAAAAGCGGAACCTGCTGGATGCCCAGAAGATCTTCCATATGATGGAAAAGCGGAACCTTACAGCTGCCTATAAATTCTACTGTGGCAAAACCCTCGAAAATGCCCATAGCGCAGAAGCCGACACCATCGCCACCTATGAAGTATTCAAAGCGCAGATAGAACGGTACAAGGATGAAGAGGCTTTTGACCTGCAAGGAAACAAGCTTGGCATTATCGAAAACGATATGAAAAAAGTCCACCAACTGATCAATGAAAAAATGGTGGATCTCGCCGGAAGGTTTATCTTCAACGATGAAGGTGTGGAATGCTTTAACTTCGGCAAACATAAAGGAAAGCCTGTCGAACAAGTGCTGAAAGAAGAGCCCAATTACTACGATTGGATGATGAAAGGGGATTTCCCTCTGGACACCAAACGTAAATTTACCCAGATCAAACTCCGGAATTTCAATAATCGGTAGGTGAGTAGTGAGATGTGAGTAGTGAGTAGTGAGACTTGAGATTTGAGACTTGTCTACCAGAATTTTACAAACTTTGAGTTGCTTACTCCATTAAGCTGTTACTGATTGCTATGCTGAGCGTGGCAAAGTGTGAAATCAGGCACTCGGCGGAGTAGAGAAGCTGCTATCACCGCAATGGGGCATTTGGAGGCTGGGTCATACGCCGGAGAACTTGGATGGTAGCCAGCGGGCTTATCTGATTATAGCATCTTTCAATTCCCAACTGACTCACTCCAGCATTCCCTTTCGGTCAAAATACCTGAGCCGATAGCATTGCATGGCGGTGTCACCCAGATGGCCAGAAAGCTGCCAGTTGGCCACTGCCCCCACCCCTGCACCGATGACGGGAATGAGCTGGGCCAGTTTGGCCAAGTCCATATAATCACGGTATTCGATCTGAAAGCTCCTCCAGTCAAAGCCATCACCTTTTACGGGCAGGTTCTCTTTATGCTTATCCCAGTCTTCGATGATGCCGATCAGCTCATTTCTTTTCTTTTGGCTACAAAAGGCCAACTGGAAAACATGGAGGATAAAGAGCCGCTCTCTAAAATCCTTGACATCGTGCCCATAGAGAGAAGCCATTTCAAACATCATCTTCATCTTGATGGTCAGAAAAGCGGGAAAATCAGCAAACCCCATCAAAATCCCTCCTGCACCAGTCACCGCACCCTCTACAGAGGCTGTACTCTTATACCATTTGATCTTACTTTTTACTTTTTCTTCCCTTTTTTCGAAGCCCACTTCTGCAGGAATGGTAGCATTGATATAGCTGGAGCCAAAAAGCACTCCTTTCACCATCTTTTCGATGGCAAAGGTAATGGCTTGATGCACTTTTTCGGGAATGATATTATTGATCCGATGCTGCACACCTTTGGCCATCCTGTTCATCAATGAAGGGTTTTTCTTCATCTTTTGAAGCCAAGCGTTCATTTCATAAAAAGCAATTTCTTCGTATAGCAACATCGTTGTTGGTTAATGGTTGAATATCTACTGCTGGCTAAAGGGAGATTATAAATTCCATTTTTTGATTATACGCTTTCTTGCCAGTAGTTTTTTTTTCTCGCGGAACGCACAGAACACCCAGAATGAAACAACGCCTTTCTGAGATTTCCGTGGTTTCTGTGAGCACCTATTTTATATCGCTGTGATTACTGCTAACCGATTGCTGATCACCTCATACACTCCCCCGCTTTCCTAATTCAACGACCCTCAGGTTTTTTGGTTGGCCGGCCTCTAGGTCAAATTTCAGGAGGGTCTTCACTTGGTGAAAACCATGATTGCCAATAGCCCCAGGATTCATATACAGACAGCCCAGTTCCTTGTCAAATTCCACTTTACAAATATGACTATGACCACAAATAAAAATGGTGGGCTTTATTTCTTTTAGGTGTTTCTTTACTCCCGTGGCGTATCTGGGAGGCTTGCCACCGATATGGATCATCATCACCCTAGCGCCTTCCAGATCAAAAATCAATTCCTCAGGATACTTTTGCTGACAGGCCAAGTCATCAATATTGCCATAGACAGCTCGGATTTTTTTCCCTTTGGGCAAGGCCTCCATGACTTTTTCATCGCCAATATCCCCTGCATGCCAGATTTCATCCACATCCTGCAGATGGGAAAGTGTCTTATCATCAATATAACTGTGGGAATCTGAAATTAACGCTATTTTCACCATATTGTTGCTGCTCAAATCTAAACTCAGACCAACTTGGATATGACCAAGCCGATAACAAAGAAATGGAATTTAACGACGCCACAAAAGATAAAGACGAATTCCCCCATCTCCATTCTTTTCTATGAAGGATTTTACTATTTTTAAGCTTTTAACAAC
Coding sequences within it:
- a CDS encoding metallophosphoesterase family protein — encoded protein: MVKIALISDSHSYIDDKTLSHLQDVDEIWHAGDIGDEKVMEALPKGKKIRAVYGNIDDLACQQKYPEELIFDLEGARVMMIHIGGKPPRYATGVKKHLKEIKPTIFICGHSHICKVEFDKELGCLYMNPGAIGNHGFHQVKTLLKFDLEAGQPKNLRVVELGKRGSV
- a CDS encoding sulfatase family protein; its protein translation is MLTFKLNPLTCFLLLLSVLLACNQKKGTEDQVTAKTQPNIIVIYMDDLGYGDMSAYGATEISTPNMDRLANEGVRFTNGYASSATCTPSRYALLTGTYPWRNKDAKILPGTAPLLIDTAQMTLPKMLKQQGYYTGIVGKWHLGLGSGNVDWNQKISPSPNEVGFDYSHILAATQDRVPTVYIEDGYVVNLDPNDPIEVDYQKNFEGEPTGKDNPEMLTMKWHHGHNNSIVNGVPRIGFMKGGEAAKWSDVDMADHFLEKAKAFVKGHKNEPFFLYYALQQPHVPRTPNPRFEGATGMGPRGDVIAEADWCIGEFIKTLEEEGILENTLIVFSSDNGPVLNDGYYDDAVEKLGGHRPAGPLRGGKYSLFEAGTRVPFSVYWKGKVTPKVSDALVCQVDLMSSLADLVDSDQKGTDSKDLLDTFLGNSNEGRDELIIEASGRTALRQGDWIMIPPYKGPAVAKAVNIELGNDDEYQLYNLKEDIGQQKNLASSKPEKLQKMVAAYEKQRGSDQGEIEQLELK
- a CDS encoding EcsC family protein; amino-acid sequence: MLLYEEIAFYEMNAWLQKMKKNPSLMNRMAKGVQHRINNIIPEKVHQAITFAIEKMVKGVLFGSSYINATIPAEVGFEKREEKVKSKIKWYKSTASVEGAVTGAGGILMGFADFPAFLTIKMKMMFEMASLYGHDVKDFRERLFILHVFQLAFCSQKKRNELIGIIEDWDKHKENLPVKGDGFDWRSFQIEYRDYMDLAKLAQLIPVIGAGVGAVANWQLSGHLGDTAMQCYRLRYFDRKGMLE
- a CDS encoding fibrobacter succinogenes major paralogous domain-containing protein gives rise to the protein MQITNKSTGEEYKLAYLPRDFSEAYQIQLPYGEYEFEAEVPGDKYEDYLPFRIEGEFTLEATNMDISMLGNTDYGLVTVKDDFVKSAYIKGDQNYDLEYISGFFYAYVKKSQTITITIKDFFQNNPLEREVQVHKQNHYNFYLQVNETEDGEVNFIELAIGPFEYSEEFIEVEGKTVTDAAGNHYPIVKIGEQYWMAKNLRSDVFCNGDSLLVPEDTYIQGYVEQNVPLVLFAGYHPAGDRGGYYTGDVILDERNICPCGWHISTDEDWKEMEAYLGMPAEELDIFRTTLGGQFRGITQGVGSKIKDTNWPYSTNNTDANNLSGFSAYGFNNYCCSEEPPGSTKGYYVYIDDGGGLGLWWSPKSSGEDAMIGRVVSDTDSGIGRVQFYREIPSNIRCVKD
- a CDS encoding 3'-5' exonuclease produces the protein MNLNLKTPIAFFDLEATGINISTDRIVEVSIVKVHPGGNEETKTMQINPTVPIPKEVSLIHGIYDKDIKDAPTFKDVAKELHQFLEGADLAGFNVLKFDIPLLVEEFLRAGIDFDIEKRNLLDAQKIFHMMEKRNLTAAYKFYCGKTLENAHSAEADTIATYEVFKAQIERYKDEEAFDLQGNKLGIIENDMKKVHQLINEKMVDLAGRFIFNDEGVECFNFGKHKGKPVEQVLKEEPNYYDWMMKGDFPLDTKRKFTQIKLRNFNNR